The genomic DNA GGCGGAGCGATAGCTACGTCACAACCCGTTACGCCTGCCAGCTCTTTACGCAGGTTCGCAACCAGTTCGTTAACCATGTGGCGGCTGCCGTTCAGTTTCCAGTTACCCATCACTAAAGGATGTCGCATTTCAATTCTCCACGCTACAAAAGCGAATTAAGGAATATGGCCGCCCCTCAGGGCAGCATGGTCTGTGAAACAGTATAGAGATTGATAACCCGGATGGCTTTGCTTTTTATCATTTATTGTTGCTCTCGAGGGTCTCAGATAGCGCCAGCTTAATCGGTTCAACAGCGAAGGTCAGCCCTTTTTCGCCGTTATCTGCCACCACATAGCGAATCGCACCTTCTGCGGCCGCGTAGTAGTGTTTGCCTTTGCCGAGGGTCAGCAGCTTTTGCAGCTTTTGCAGACTTTGTGGCTTGGTTAGCGCCGGGGTAAAGGTGCGGATGAGGGCGGCCATATATTCCAGCGCTTTATCTCTGGCCGCCTTTTTTTCCGGCCCCTGAATCGGTAGCCAGGTGACCTGCATGGATTTTATTTTCAGCGTACCGCGCTCAAGGGCGGTAGACGCGTACAGGTTTTCGTTAATTTTGGTGGCGGCGCGGGTGAGATTGAGCGGGTCGCGGCTGCCGCCAATGGAACGAAATTCGTTAAGCGTGAGGGCGGGATTATCGGCGTTGAATTTTTCCCGGAACTGGCTGATGGAGAGATCGAACGTGGGCGCACCCGGCAGCAGGTACGGCGCCGTCGTGGTTGCGGGCACATCGGCCGACAACGCGCGATAACTTGCCAGCGTGACGGCAAGCGTTAACAAACACAGCGATAGCCACTTTTTCATCTTACCATCCTCGGATCCTTTGCTGACGATTAAAACGGGAAGCGTCCGGCTTGTCAAAAAGAGACGTTACCAGGGTAAACTACGCGCCACGACGAGAATAAGGAATGGGAAATGACCCTACAGCAGTGGCTTTTTTCGATTAAGGGGCGTATCGGGCGCCGCGATTTCTGGATCTGGATAGGTGTCTGGATCCTGGCAATGATAGTGTTGTTTACCCTTGCTGGTAGCCACTGGATGAGTCTGCAAACCGCTGCCTTCGCTCTCGTCTGCCTGTTATGGCCAACGGCGGCTGTTACCGTAAAACGGCTGCACGATCGCGGGAAATCCGGGCTGTGGGCGCTGCTGATGATCCTCGCGTGGATGCTGCTCGCCGGGAACTGGGTCATGCTGCCAGGCGTCTGGCAGTGGGGCGTGGGCCGTTTTATTCCAACGCTGATTATCGTGATGATGCTGATTGACCTGGGCGCGTTTGTCGGCACCCAGGGCGAGAATAAATACGGTAAAGAGACGCAGGAGGTAAAATACCGCTGATCACCAGTAGTGTTCGGCGGTCATATGGCCCGGTCGGCGGCGCAGATGTTTGGTCATCTGCCGGGTATCTTTCAGTAATTGCTGGGTATCGCGCACCATTTGTGGGTTGCCGCACAGCATCACGTGGCTGGTCTCCGCCGTCATCGACAGGCCGGTTGCCGCTTCCAGTTCGCCACTTTCAATCAGCGCCGGAATGCGTCCGGTCAGCGAACCAGACAGCGTTTCGCGACTCACCACCGTCTGGATCCGCAACTTCCCTTCATAGCGCTTCTGCAGTTCGAGCATCAGCGGCAGGTAGCTTAAATCTGCGGCGTAACGCACCGCATGAACCAGCACCAGATTTTTAAAGCGGTCAAGATCGTTGCCGTCCTGCAAAATCGAGAGATACGGGCCAAGGGCAGTGCCAGTTGCCAGCATCCACAGCGTTTCGCAGTCGGGTATTTCGTTGAGTACAAAGAATCCGGCGGCTTCGCTGACCAGCTGGATATCGTCGCCGGGTTTCAACGCGGCCAGACGCGGGCTTAGCTTGCCATCGGGAACAGTGACGAGGTAAAACTCAAGATCCGGGTTAGCGGGAGCATTAACGTAGGAGTAAGCGCGCTGCACGCGCTCGCCGTCAATTTCCAGCCCCAGTTTGGTGAACTGCCCGGCGGTGAATGGCTGAACAGGCGCATGGACGGTAAGACTAAACAGTGCGTCGGTCCAGTATTCCACCTTCGCCACTTTGCCAGTAACCCAGTCCGCCATAATCTTCTCCTGTTCTGATGCAATACCTTATCTTCGCCACTCAGGGCGCAGATTTCCAGCCCCGCAGGGCCGGAAAGCTCAATCAGACAAATGGCTTACAGGATATGGCGCTGCACATCCGGATCTTTGCGATCAAGATAATGAATAGACTGAATGCGACGAATGGTGCGTGATTTCCCGCGGATCAGCAGGGTTTCGGTGGTGGCGATATTGCCCTTACGGCTGATACCGTCCAGCAGGTCGCCTTTGGTGATGCCGGTAGCAGAGAAAATCACGTTATCGTTATGCGCCATGTCGCTCAGTTGCAGCACCTGATTCGCGGCGATCCCCATCACTTTGCAACGTGCCAGCTCGTTTTCACCGATCCGGCGGTTTTCGTCGTTATCGCCTTTCACCTCATGACGAGGCAGCAGACGACCGTGCATATCACCGTCGAGCGCGCGGATCACCGCCGCAGAGACCACACCTTCCGGCGCGCCGCCGATGCCATACAGAACATCCACTTCGCTGTCTGGCATACAGGTGAGAATGGAGGCGGCAACATCGCCATCAGGAATCGCAAAAACGCGAACGCCAAGCTGCTGCATATGGGCGATAACCGCGTCGTGGCGCGGTTTTGCCAGAATGGTCACGGTAAGCTCGCTGAGCGGTTTATTGAGCGCGGCGGCGACGTTACGCAGGTTATCCGCCAGCGGTAGATTGAGGTCGATAGCGCCTTTCGCGCCAGGGCCAACGATCAGTTTTTCCATGTACATATCGGGCGCGTTAAGGAAGGTGCCTTTATCGCCAACCGCCAGCACCGCCAGCGCGTTAGCCTGACCCATCGCGGTCATGCGGGTACCTTCAATCGGATCAACGGCGATATCAACCGCGTCGCCGTTGCCTGTGCCGACTTTCTCGCCGATGTAGAGCATCGGCGCTTCGTCGATCTCACCTTCGCCAATCACGATGGTGCCGTCGATGTTGACCTGGTTCAGCATGATGCGCATGGCGTTGACTGCCGCGCCGTCTGCCGTGTTTTTATCACCACGGCCCAGCCACTTATAGCCCGCCAGCGCGGCGGCTTCAGTGACGCGTGAAAATTCGATGGCAAGTTCTCGTTTCATAACAAACTCTTCAGGAAGAAAAATGGGCGAAGTCCGTCCCGGCGGGAAGACTACGCGTTGGAATAGCGTTCTGTTTCCGGCATCCAGCGTTCGATCAGCGCCTGCGCCTGCGCCGGGTAACGTTCGTGAATATGGCGGGCGATGCGCTGAACGTCGGGGATCATGCCCTGATCGCGCAGCAGGTCAGCGACTTTAAACTCCGCGTTGCCGGTCTGGCGTGTGCCGAGTAATTCGCCAGGGCCGCGGATCTCCAGGTCTTTCTGAGCAATCACAAAGCCGTCGTTGCTGTCGCGCAATACCTGTAAACGCTTTTGCGCGGTTTTCGACAGTGGCGATTTGTAGAGCAGTACGCAGTGGGAGGCCACGGCGCCGCGTCCGACGCGCCCGCGCAACTGGTGGAGTTGTGCGAGGCCAAGCCGCTCCGGGTTTTCAATGATCATCAGGCTGGCGTTGGGGACATCCACACCTACTTC from Trabulsiella odontotermitis includes the following:
- the fpr gene encoding ferredoxin--NADP(+) reductase codes for the protein MADWVTGKVAKVEYWTDALFSLTVHAPVQPFTAGQFTKLGLEIDGERVQRAYSYVNAPANPDLEFYLVTVPDGKLSPRLAALKPGDDIQLVSEAAGFFVLNEIPDCETLWMLATGTALGPYLSILQDGNDLDRFKNLVLVHAVRYAADLSYLPLMLELQKRYEGKLRIQTVVSRETLSGSLTGRIPALIESGELEAATGLSMTAETSHVMLCGNPQMVRDTQQLLKDTRQMTKHLRRRPGHMTAEHYW
- a CDS encoding DUF1454 family protein, yielding MKKWLSLCLLTLAVTLASYRALSADVPATTTAPYLLPGAPTFDLSISQFREKFNADNPALTLNEFRSIGGSRDPLNLTRAATKINENLYASTALERGTLKIKSMQVTWLPIQGPEKKAARDKALEYMAALIRTFTPALTKPQSLQKLQKLLTLGKGKHYYAAAEGAIRYVVADNGEKGLTFAVEPIKLALSETLESNNK
- a CDS encoding DUF805 domain-containing protein, with product MTLQQWLFSIKGRIGRRDFWIWIGVWILAMIVLFTLAGSHWMSLQTAAFALVCLLWPTAAVTVKRLHDRGKSGLWALLMILAWMLLAGNWVMLPGVWQWGVGRFIPTLIIVMMLIDLGAFVGTQGENKYGKETQEVKYR
- the glpX gene encoding class II fructose-bisphosphatase yields the protein MKRELAIEFSRVTEAAALAGYKWLGRGDKNTADGAAVNAMRIMLNQVNIDGTIVIGEGEIDEAPMLYIGEKVGTGNGDAVDIAVDPIEGTRMTAMGQANALAVLAVGDKGTFLNAPDMYMEKLIVGPGAKGAIDLNLPLADNLRNVAAALNKPLSELTVTILAKPRHDAVIAHMQQLGVRVFAIPDGDVAASILTCMPDSEVDVLYGIGGAPEGVVSAAVIRALDGDMHGRLLPRHEVKGDNDENRRIGENELARCKVMGIAANQVLQLSDMAHNDNVIFSATGITKGDLLDGISRKGNIATTETLLIRGKSRTIRRIQSIHYLDRKDPDVQRHIL